The stretch of DNA CAACTTGCAAATGGATCTttcatatatttgtttttatatatagatgacATGTTGATTGCATGTAAAAGCAAGGTGGAGATAGATCGATTGGAAGCTCAATTGAGtcaagagtttgaaatgaaagatctaGGAGAAGCACGAAGAATATTGAGGATGGAGATTAACAGAGATAGGGTGAAAAGCACAGTTCACCTTACTCAAAAGCAGTATCTGGAGAGAGTACTACAAAATTTCAACATGAACTCGAAGACGAAACCGCTATGTACTCCAATGGCCCTATATTTGAAACTCAGTGCATTGCAGTCTCTTAAAAGTGATGAAGATCGGGACTATATGAAAAATGTCCCGTATGCAAGTGTTGTAGGAAGCTTAATGTATGCCATAGTGTGTATATGACCTGATATCTCCCAAGCCGTCAGCTTAGTCAGTAGTTATATGCATAATTCTGGAAAGACACATTGGTATGCGGCTAAATGGATTCTACGGTACATTCTATGGACCATAGATCTTGGTTTGAAGTTCGAGAAGAGTGAAGATAGTCTAGTAACTGGATATGTTGACTCAGACTATGCTGGTGATCTTGACAAAAGACGATCAATAACGGGATATGCATTCACTATGGTTGGAGGACTAGTTAGTTGGCGATCTATTTTGCAGTCTACAATTGCACTATCCTCAATAGAGGCTGAATACATTGCTATGACAGAAGCCGTGAAAGAAGCCATTTGGTTACAGGGATTGGTAACATATTTGGACTTTAAACAGTAAGAGGTTATCGTTtactgtgacagtcagagtgcaattcATCTGGCCAAGAATCAAGTGTATCATTCTCGAACAAAGCTTATAAATGTCCGCTTTCACTTCATACGTGAGATATTAGATTAAGGGGACATTCTACTTAAGAAGATTGGCACTAAAGACAATCTAGCAGATATGTTGACGAAAGTCGTCACAGGGATCAAATTCCAACACTGTTTGGAATTGATCAATATCTCACACTGCTGACCACCTTAGAGTGCATTGGTGCCTTAGGGCACATTTGATAGCGAAAATCTCTCATGGCAGATATAACGAGTATTTCAAATAAGGGGGTGAAATCATTTGGAGGAAGCAACAGTTTGCAGCAGCTTAATATGGCACACATGGGTAGAGGGGTGATTGTTAAatatcaacccaagtgtgaaTAGTAGCTCCTCAATAGTCTTAGATAGCTGCTCCAAATATCAAGTTTGTCTCCAAAATATCAAGCTTGTCTCTTACAGCCCCTTTAATTATCTGTTTGTCTCCTGAAGCTTCTCTTATAAAAGGAGATCATCTTGTAAACGAAACAGTGTCTGTGGAAAATACATAGAAGATGGCCATTTGTAGAGATAGAGATAATCTTGTTGGATAGAGATAATCTTGTTggagtttgtatattttgtacaaacaCTTTGAAATCTACTGTTTCCGCTATAGTGGACGTAGGCAAATTGCCGAACCACTTACATATTGTCTCTATCTTGTGTTTGGGTGTATTTTGAGTGGTTTTGATACAACAGTAGCTTCTGCATTCCCTTTTGACAGGAATGTTGTATCGTTTCAGCAGTTGCTCAAAGTTTTGGTCAATACTGTACctaaaaaaatcatgaaaattatatgCTGAATTTAAAGGAATAGTGATTGTGATATTCTGTAAATTGGTTGAAAAAGACTGAAAAGATGTTCAATGCACTGAATTAatcttattttacttaaatgaattaaaacaGTAGCATTATGTGTCGATTAAGCCAAAGTAACCCTTTAGAGCTAAGGCTAGATCTTGGAGGCCTTCGACTAATCCACATTTTCAAACTCTGATTTAAACGTTTTGATAGTGCCAGAAAATCACTCAGAAAGACTGCAAGCAAAGTTGAAGAAGTGatggctaaaaaaaaaaaaatctcaagtaAAACAACCCAGAATGCATGTGGCCGGGTTTCTCGTGGAGTACTACTCCTGGTCCGACTACTCTGGTCTCTGGAAACACGTACGCCCAAGTAGTTTAGCAGAGAGGGTGATGACAATGTTAATTTTTGTGCACATATATAGGGACATGTGGTCTCTAGGACCATGGGCGTGTAACTATTCAACCCATTCTTTAGCTAGTCTTCGAGCTTACAATAATTATTCTattcgaatatattttttctaggTAATTCCTTGAGAAGAATATCGCTATATAAGAAGTAAGCATATGgaacaaaaaagaacaaaaaaatagagagagaaagagagagatgatagTGCATAAATTAAATACCATcttattcattataattttaattatatgaagTACGTTACAACAATCGAAACATAGTAAATCGTGATTTCTTCGAACCATGCATGCAATGGATCGTTATGGCTATTTCAAATAGGTATCTAATTGTTGTCCGACCAAAACTGTTTTTGAAGGTACTCGACCAAATTCTTGTCCACCTGGAAGGCCTTGGTGAGAACATCAGGATTGATTTTTGGGTCAGATCCAAAGACAGCTTTTGCAATGGTGATGACTCCTGGATTCTGGCTGCTCAAACCAGCAAAAGCAACTGCTTTGGTCTTTCCCACATTCAACTGGAAGTGAATGAGACCAATTGGGAATACAAAGACATCTCCTGGGTAAAGGATTTTGGTGAAGAGGCGGTTACCATCTCCGTTGGAGGTGACAAATCCAACGTACAGAGTACCCTCTAAGACAATGAGAAATTCAGTGGCACGTGGGTGTGTATGGGGAGGATTCAGACCAAATGGACCAAAGTCAACGCGAGCCAAGGATATGCCTAGAGTGTTGAGTCCTGCTAGATTATCCACATTCACAGCAGTGACGTTCGATCCGAGAGGATTTGAAGTGTCTCTAGGAACATTTAGTCCCGAGAAGAAGAAGTCCTTGGCTGAGGCAAGCTTTGGATCCATGCAGAACTTTCCATTCACAAATACTGCAGAAAAAGACAAGTACGGTGTCATCATCACAAATGGGACGTACAGACACTTCAGGTAATAATGGGAAATAactgattcaaaaaaaaaaaaaaaaaaacaatgggaAATAACATAAACGTACATATGATGCAGAAACTAAAAGTATAGTTACATTAATCTATGGATTCATAACATGAGATAAACAATCCATGCTTGCAGATGCTTGAAATGATTTCTAGTGCAGAACCTAATGATAATAATAGTAATGATAATGTTTACGTACAAGCAGAAGCGGGATCCTTGACTGCAACACAAAAGTCCTGCAGAGGACTAGGGTCATAGGCAGAGGCGAGGGAGCAAGCCAAGGCCAAAAGGGCCACAGCTGTTACAAGGTACTTAGCTTTCATGATCTGCATGTTTGAGGATGTCTCTAGCACTTGCTTTTAGCGTTGTGTGTAGTATGTACTCTTGCTTGGGTGAGGGATGAGATATGTTGCATGGAAACATGTCTATTTATAGATCGAGGGGAAGTCTGCAGTACCGAACGGGTCTATGCACGTTTTCTTCTAAGCACAGAAAAGATCAACGAGAGTTGGTAAGTCTTCTTTA from Juglans microcarpa x Juglans regia isolate MS1-56 chromosome 3S, Jm3101_v1.0, whole genome shotgun sequence encodes:
- the LOC121258384 gene encoding germin-like protein subfamily 1 member 13 isoform X1, which produces MQIMKAKYLVTAVALLALACSLASAYDPSPLQDFCVAVKDPASALFVNGKFCMDPKLASAKDFFFSGLNVPRDTSNPLGSNVTAVNVDNLAGLNTLGISLARVDFGPFGLNPPHTHPRATEFLIVLEGTLYVGFVTSNGDGNRLFTKILYPGDVFVFPIGLIHFQLNVGKTKAVAFAGLSSQNPGVITIAKAVFGSDPKINPDVLTKAFQVDKNLVEYLQKQFWSDNN
- the LOC121258384 gene encoding germin-like protein subfamily 1 member 13 isoform X2 — translated: MQIMKAKYLVTAVALLALACSLASAYDPSPLQDFCVAVKDPASALFVNGKFCMDPKLASAKDFFFSGLNVPRDTSNPLGSNVTAVNVDNLAGLNTLGISLARVDFGPFGLNPPHTHPRATEFLIVLEGTLYVGFVTSNGDGNRLFTKILYPGDVFVFPIGLIHFQLNVGKTKAVAFAGLSSQNPGVITIAKAVFGSDPKINPDVLTKAFQVDKNLVEYLQKQFW